One Fontisphaera persica DNA window includes the following coding sequences:
- a CDS encoding cyclic nucleotide-binding domain-containing protein: MSLTLESMLRGLTPAPTEIRVPPGTELLRQGERLGVLFVLVSGRVEIVKNGASLCVVADRGAVFGELSLLLHCYQNATVRAVEACTLLRVDDVEQALTQRPELALELARLLARRLALLDARFAELKEQVARIQAESLQSGGPPF; the protein is encoded by the coding sequence ATGTCCTTAACCTTGGAAAGCATGTTGCGCGGCCTGACCCCGGCGCCAACGGAAATCCGGGTGCCGCCCGGCACGGAACTGTTACGGCAGGGCGAGCGCCTGGGCGTGTTGTTTGTGCTGGTGAGCGGGCGGGTGGAAATCGTGAAAAACGGCGCTTCCCTGTGCGTGGTGGCAGACCGCGGGGCGGTCTTCGGCGAGCTGTCCCTCCTCTTGCACTGCTACCAAAACGCCACTGTCCGCGCCGTGGAGGCCTGCACTTTGTTGCGCGTGGATGACGTGGAGCAAGCCCTGACTCAGCGGCCGGAGCTGGCGCTGGAACTGGCCCGGCTGCTGGCGCGGCGGCTGGCCCTGCTGGATGCGCGCTTTGCGGAACTCAAGGAACAGGTGGCGCGCATCCAGGCTGAGTCCCTCCAGAGCGGCGGGCCGCCTTTTTAA
- a CDS encoding ATP-binding protein: MSYEIGFDLLIPGQYIKQALAVSLLSVWVLVGLFFYLNHYTRRRYFTIWAAAWMFYALWLTLNLALGHEDAAPWMTMVKQWCISATALFLFWGGLRFLGQRVRQSLAALFFGFLFVWSYYGAYQLENALQIRLPIFGLIAVASLRVGYCFLAYRRRRPYVGAGLLAVGFGLWGLYHVGFPFLYYQPELFGAAFLIATVLQLFIAVSMIVLVLEEARHTHHLAFLNLSKQAEEAQELRSKVSATEERYRKLFENAGQPIIIARPDDLTIQEVNQAAARLLGAGAPQELCGRSLLHFCPGQPPPGMTAAEWLCTLHPLQLRRLNQELAPVEVSATPVEYDGHPAVQLFLHELTERAQLEQQLRQTEKLAALGQMISGIAHELNNPLAVVKGYLELVLQHRELAPDVRADLEKVAQESNRAAKLVQNFLAFARERPPQRELVNLNEVAQRVLELRKFAVRVAGVQVQTRLDPDLPVTLADADQIQQVLVILINNAVQAMSGRDRPGLLKVATRHAEGKVLVEVEDNGPGVPPHLETRIFEPFFTTKQVGAGTGLGLSIALSIVSEHNGRLYHARPGPEGARFVVELPVKTAPVSEAPKPPPTPPAAAPAAADLNLKILVLDDEPTITEMVSEMLSLLGCRTVGCTVPAHALELLRKQHFDLILSDIRMPEMDGRQFYAAVRQEHPSLAGRILFLTGDTVNEETRAFLKSVGNHHLGKPFQLEALRRAILEIVGQHPPAPA; encoded by the coding sequence ATGTCGTACGAGATTGGTTTTGACCTGCTCATCCCCGGTCAATACATCAAACAGGCGCTGGCCGTGTCCCTGCTGAGCGTCTGGGTGCTCGTAGGACTGTTCTTCTATTTGAATCACTACACGCGGCGGCGTTATTTCACCATCTGGGCGGCGGCGTGGATGTTTTATGCCTTGTGGCTCACGCTGAATCTGGCGCTGGGCCATGAGGATGCCGCGCCGTGGATGACCATGGTCAAGCAATGGTGCATCAGCGCCACCGCCTTGTTTTTATTCTGGGGCGGCCTGCGGTTTCTGGGGCAGCGGGTGCGCCAATCGCTGGCGGCGTTGTTTTTTGGTTTTCTGTTTGTCTGGAGTTATTACGGCGCCTACCAGTTGGAGAACGCGCTGCAAATCCGGCTGCCCATCTTTGGGCTCATCGCCGTGGCCAGCTTGCGCGTGGGTTATTGCTTTCTGGCCTACCGGCGGCGGCGGCCCTACGTGGGGGCGGGTTTGCTGGCGGTGGGCTTTGGGTTGTGGGGGCTATACCACGTGGGGTTTCCCTTCCTGTACTATCAGCCCGAGCTTTTTGGGGCGGCCTTCCTGATTGCCACCGTGCTGCAATTGTTTATTGCCGTCAGCATGATTGTCCTGGTGTTGGAGGAGGCGCGGCATACCCACCACCTGGCTTTCTTGAACCTGTCCAAACAGGCGGAGGAAGCGCAGGAGCTGCGCAGCAAGGTCTCGGCCACGGAGGAGCGGTACCGCAAGTTGTTCGAGAATGCCGGCCAACCCATCATCATCGCCCGGCCGGATGATTTGACCATCCAGGAGGTGAACCAGGCGGCGGCGCGGCTGCTGGGAGCGGGCGCTCCGCAAGAATTGTGCGGGCGCTCCCTGCTGCATTTCTGTCCGGGCCAGCCGCCTCCCGGCATGACGGCCGCGGAGTGGTTGTGCACGCTGCACCCGCTGCAACTGCGGCGGCTGAATCAGGAACTGGCGCCGGTGGAGGTCAGCGCCACGCCGGTGGAGTACGATGGACACCCGGCGGTGCAGTTGTTTTTGCATGAACTGACCGAGCGCGCCCAGCTCGAGCAGCAATTGCGGCAGACCGAAAAACTGGCCGCCCTGGGCCAGATGATTTCCGGCATCGCCCACGAGCTGAACAATCCGCTGGCGGTGGTCAAAGGCTATCTGGAGCTGGTGCTGCAACACCGCGAGCTGGCGCCCGATGTGCGGGCGGATTTGGAGAAGGTGGCCCAGGAAAGCAACCGCGCCGCCAAGCTCGTGCAAAACTTTCTGGCGTTTGCCCGCGAGCGTCCGCCGCAACGCGAGCTGGTCAACCTGAATGAAGTGGCCCAGCGGGTGCTCGAGTTGCGCAAGTTTGCGGTGCGGGTGGCAGGGGTGCAGGTGCAAACCCGGCTGGACCCCGACCTGCCCGTCACGCTGGCGGATGCCGACCAGATTCAACAGGTGCTGGTGATTCTCATCAACAACGCCGTGCAGGCCATGAGCGGACGCGACCGCCCCGGCTTGCTGAAAGTGGCCACGCGGCACGCGGAGGGTAAAGTGCTGGTGGAGGTGGAGGACAACGGCCCCGGTGTGCCGCCCCATCTGGAAACCAGAATCTTCGAGCCGTTTTTCACCACCAAACAGGTGGGCGCGGGCACCGGCCTCGGGCTGTCCATTGCCCTGAGCATCGTCTCCGAGCACAATGGCCGCCTTTACCACGCCCGGCCCGGGCCGGAAGGGGCGCGCTTCGTCGTGGAGCTGCCGGTTAAAACCGCGCCCGTCAGTGAAGCGCCCAAACCCCCGCCCACCCCTCCAGCCGCGGCGCCGGCGGCGGCCGATCTCAATCTGAAAATCCTCGTGCTGGATGATGAGCCTACCATTACCGAGATGGTCTCGGAAATGCTCTCGCTGCTGGGTTGCCGCACGGTGGGATGCACCGTGCCGGCGCACGCCCTGGAACTGTTGCGCAAGCAGCACTTTGATCTGATCCTTTCAGATATTCGCATGCCGGAAATGGACGGACGCCAGTTTTACGCCGCCGTCCGGCAGGAACATCCCAGCCTGGCCGGCCGCATCCTCTTTTTAACCGGCGACACGGTGAATGAGGAGACGCGCGCTTTCCTGAAGTCCGTGGGCAATCACCATCTGGGCAAGCCGTTCCAATTGGAGGCGCTCCGCCGCGCCATTCTGGAAATCGTGGGCCAGCATCCGCCGGCGCCGGCTTGA
- a CDS encoding adenylate/guanylate cyclase domain-containing protein, which translates to MNPFRQRLAQARSFGGLVGAVVAILTGVALFLSALGKPLINASFDWPFRYRTPVVPEEVVLIYMDDYSHAELDQDPSRPWSRLLHAELVERLTQQGARAIVFDVVFSSPASNFLADPQMAEEWDARLTEAMRRHGKVVVAAEYGRLEMEGAVAWRILPIYERVEKAVAAVGHSYTTVSSDYTIRLFPEAVDYGGEPFPSLCEAAAQVLGYVDPPHGTRYINYFGPPLTLRSESYFTVYRGDTPPDLFKDKVVFIGARQSTGMTGEGKDEFRNPWPRYLEAAAGEHDAEVQIRSFSPGTEIQATAFCNLMRKNWMVAIPDSLQLGLLILLGAGVGFGLAMLRPTWAVPVAVVLVVGEAAAAIALHWKAAVWFAWLIPPVQIGAATLWSVLFNSVRLYFEKMLAEAEARTEKAEKQRLEAEQKLLEQERALLRETLVKQLSPGRVEQILKNPELLKPGTRRQIISIMFSDIEAYSKLSENLSPDELAEQLNAYYELTLGCVHETEGTVVKLIGDAIFAIWNAPFSQEDHARRACVSALLLRGRLAAHDQQRAGPVMRTRVGLNLGEASVGNIGSSQRFDYTAVGDCVNIASRLEGMNKMVGTGVLATEAIRRAVGDQIVFRPVGLFRFKGVTQFQFVYEVVGLPEQAEASRAWREAFAEAWELFATRQWDAAEKAFRHVLALKPEDGPCHYYLERIQELRAQPLPPDWRGQIILHEK; encoded by the coding sequence ATGAATCCCTTTCGTCAGCGATTGGCACAAGCACGCTCCTTTGGCGGGTTGGTGGGCGCGGTGGTGGCCATCCTGACGGGAGTGGCCTTGTTCCTGTCGGCCCTGGGCAAGCCGCTCATCAACGCAAGTTTTGACTGGCCGTTTCGGTATCGCACGCCGGTGGTGCCGGAGGAGGTGGTGCTCATCTACATGGACGATTATTCCCATGCGGAGCTGGACCAGGACCCCAGCCGGCCGTGGAGCCGCCTGCTGCATGCCGAGTTGGTCGAGCGGCTGACGCAACAAGGCGCCCGGGCCATTGTGTTTGACGTGGTCTTCAGCAGCCCCGCCTCCAATTTTCTGGCCGACCCGCAGATGGCTGAGGAGTGGGACGCGCGCCTGACGGAAGCCATGCGCCGCCACGGCAAGGTGGTGGTGGCGGCGGAGTACGGGCGGCTGGAGATGGAAGGGGCGGTGGCTTGGCGCATCCTGCCCATCTATGAACGCGTGGAAAAGGCGGTGGCCGCCGTGGGCCACTCTTACACTACGGTTTCCTCGGATTACACCATCCGGCTGTTTCCCGAAGCTGTGGATTATGGCGGCGAGCCTTTTCCCTCGCTGTGCGAGGCGGCGGCGCAGGTTTTGGGCTACGTGGACCCGCCCCATGGCACCCGGTATATCAATTACTTTGGGCCGCCATTAACGCTGCGCTCGGAGAGTTATTTCACCGTGTACCGCGGCGATACGCCGCCCGACTTGTTCAAGGACAAGGTGGTGTTCATTGGGGCACGCCAGAGCACCGGCATGACCGGCGAGGGCAAGGACGAATTCCGCAATCCCTGGCCGCGGTATCTGGAGGCCGCGGCCGGCGAGCATGACGCGGAGGTGCAGATTCGCTCCTTTTCGCCGGGGACGGAAATCCAGGCCACCGCCTTTTGCAATTTGATGCGGAAGAATTGGATGGTGGCCATTCCCGATTCGCTGCAATTGGGTTTGCTCATATTGCTGGGCGCGGGGGTGGGTTTCGGCCTGGCCATGCTGCGCCCCACCTGGGCGGTGCCGGTGGCCGTGGTCCTGGTGGTGGGCGAGGCGGCGGCGGCCATTGCGCTGCATTGGAAGGCGGCGGTGTGGTTCGCGTGGCTCATCCCGCCAGTGCAAATCGGCGCGGCCACCCTGTGGTCGGTGTTGTTCAATTCGGTCCGGCTCTATTTTGAGAAAATGCTCGCCGAGGCGGAGGCGCGCACGGAAAAGGCCGAAAAGCAGCGGTTGGAGGCGGAGCAGAAATTATTGGAGCAGGAGCGCGCCTTGTTGCGCGAGACCCTGGTGAAACAGCTTTCGCCGGGGCGCGTGGAGCAAATCCTCAAGAATCCGGAGCTGCTCAAACCCGGCACGCGCAGGCAAATCATCAGCATCATGTTCAGTGACATTGAGGCTTACTCCAAACTCTCGGAGAATCTGTCCCCCGATGAGCTGGCGGAGCAGTTGAACGCCTATTATGAGCTGACCCTGGGTTGCGTGCACGAAACGGAGGGCACGGTGGTGAAGCTGATTGGCGACGCGATTTTTGCGATTTGGAACGCGCCCTTTTCGCAGGAAGACCATGCACGGCGGGCGTGTGTGTCGGCCTTGTTGCTCCGGGGCCGGCTGGCGGCGCATGACCAGCAGCGCGCCGGGCCGGTGATGCGGACGCGGGTGGGGTTGAACCTCGGCGAAGCCAGCGTAGGCAACATCGGCAGTTCGCAACGCTTTGATTACACCGCGGTGGGCGATTGTGTGAACATTGCCTCCCGCCTGGAAGGCATGAACAAAATGGTGGGCACCGGCGTGCTGGCCACCGAGGCCATCCGCCGGGCGGTGGGGGACCAGATTGTCTTCCGGCCGGTGGGCCTGTTTCGTTTCAAAGGCGTCACGCAGTTTCAATTTGTCTATGAGGTGGTGGGGCTTCCCGAGCAGGCCGAAGCCTCGCGGGCCTGGCGGGAGGCTTTTGCGGAGGCCTGGGAGTTGTTTGCCACCCGGCAATGGGACGCCGCCGAAAAAGCCTTTCGCCATGTGCTGGCTCTCAAACCCGAGGACGGCCCCTGCCATTATTATCTGGAGCGCATCCAAGAATTGCGCGCCCAACCTCTGCCGCCGGACTGGCGCGGCCAGATTATCCTGCACGAAAAATGA
- a CDS encoding sugar phosphate isomerase/epimerase family protein, which yields MSASFETAIEKIAATGLKHVEFAVIHGQNFIQALGYDPGVSLQSNPRALRRYLEGKGLSVSQIDGSYPMMGPNGSAYGVQYVQQSIRFAAELGCPMVDTVDGAFETPGMTRKEVFRVTCDNYRQCLSWAEDYKVIINVEPHGPYTNDIEFMQKLFAHFESEYLQMNFDTGNTFIAGHDPLEYLKALRQYCTHCHIKDVSAELAAAVRGEETGIGSSIVPVGGGVNAENIRRCLAYLNETGWDGAVSIECHGSDENTAASVRWMQETLKSLKPRKGKK from the coding sequence TTGAGCGCGAGTTTTGAAACCGCCATCGAAAAAATCGCTGCCACGGGCTTGAAACACGTCGAATTCGCCGTCATCCACGGCCAGAATTTCATCCAGGCGCTGGGCTACGACCCCGGCGTGTCGCTCCAATCTAATCCCCGCGCCTTGCGCCGGTATCTGGAGGGCAAGGGCCTGTCAGTCTCCCAGATTGACGGCTCCTACCCCATGATGGGACCCAACGGCTCGGCCTACGGCGTGCAGTATGTGCAACAAAGCATCCGCTTTGCCGCCGAGTTGGGCTGTCCCATGGTGGATACGGTGGACGGCGCCTTTGAAACGCCGGGCATGACCCGCAAGGAAGTCTTTCGCGTGACCTGCGACAACTACCGCCAATGCCTCTCCTGGGCCGAAGACTACAAGGTCATCATCAACGTCGAGCCGCACGGCCCCTACACCAATGACATTGAGTTCATGCAGAAACTCTTTGCCCATTTTGAATCGGAATATCTGCAGATGAATTTCGACACCGGCAACACCTTCATCGCCGGCCACGACCCGCTCGAGTATCTCAAGGCGCTCCGCCAATACTGCACGCACTGCCATATCAAGGACGTCAGCGCCGAGCTGGCCGCCGCCGTCCGCGGCGAGGAAACCGGCATCGGCAGCTCCATCGTCCCGGTGGGCGGCGGCGTCAACGCCGAAAATATCCGCCGCTGCCTGGCCTACCTGAATGAAACCGGATGGGACGGCGCCGTCTCCATTGAATGTCACGGCTCGGACGAGAATACCGCCGCCAGTGTGCGGTGGATGCAGGAGACCCTCAAGAGCCTGAAGCCGCGCAAAGGCAAAAAGTAA
- a CDS encoding type IV pilus twitching motility protein PilT has translation MELFKKICAAAVEAGASDIHIKVDAPVILRINRQLLPIECPLPTEEWIDDVLKHIVPVHARARFEEDREIDFSYHLPGVGRFRTNVYQQRGTFAIAMRYVKTKVPSFPELGLPEVIKRIAEAPRGIVLVAGTTGCGKSTTLAAMIEHINENFKKHIVTLEDPIEYVFEDNQSVIEQREIGLDTKAFATGLKHMLRQDPDIIMVGEMRDATSFTAAMSAADTGHLVLSTLHTTNAAQSVGRVLDFFKPEERDTIRRQLASTLKAVICQRMVNTVDGKMTPAVEILINTPTVKKLIEEDRLETLPAAIETGTEDGMQNFNQHLLQLVQAGRVTEKEALSKASNPQALEMNFRGIFLSTGHRILG, from the coding sequence ATGGAACTGTTTAAGAAGATTTGTGCCGCCGCCGTGGAGGCGGGGGCGTCGGATATTCACATCAAGGTGGACGCGCCGGTGATTCTGCGGATTAACCGGCAATTATTGCCCATCGAATGCCCGCTGCCCACCGAGGAATGGATTGACGATGTGCTCAAGCACATTGTGCCGGTACACGCCCGGGCGCGGTTCGAGGAAGACCGGGAAATAGACTTCTCCTACCATCTCCCCGGGGTGGGGCGGTTCCGGACCAATGTGTACCAGCAGCGCGGCACTTTCGCCATTGCCATGCGCTACGTCAAAACCAAGGTGCCCAGTTTTCCCGAGCTGGGGCTGCCCGAGGTCATCAAGCGCATTGCCGAGGCCCCGCGCGGCATCGTGCTGGTGGCCGGCACCACCGGTTGCGGCAAGTCCACCACGCTGGCGGCGATGATTGAGCACATCAACGAGAATTTTAAGAAGCACATTGTCACGCTGGAGGACCCCATCGAATATGTATTTGAAGACAACCAGTCGGTGATTGAGCAGCGCGAGATTGGCCTCGACACCAAGGCGTTTGCCACCGGCCTCAAGCACATGCTGCGGCAGGACCCGGACATCATCATGGTGGGTGAAATGCGCGATGCCACCAGCTTCACCGCCGCCATGAGCGCGGCTGACACCGGCCATCTGGTGCTCTCCACGCTGCATACCACCAACGCCGCGCAATCGGTGGGGCGCGTGCTGGACTTCTTCAAGCCGGAGGAGCGCGACACCATCCGCCGCCAACTGGCGTCCACGCTCAAAGCGGTCATCTGCCAGCGCATGGTCAACACCGTGGACGGCAAGATGACGCCGGCCGTGGAAATCCTCATCAACACGCCCACGGTCAAGAAACTGATTGAGGAAGACCGCCTCGAAACGCTGCCCGCGGCCATTGAAACCGGCACCGAGGACGGCATGCAGAACTTCAACCAGCACCTGCTGCAACTGGTGCAGGCCGGGCGCGTCACCGAGAAAGAGGCGCTCTCCAAGGCCAGCAACCCGCAGGCGCTGGAGATGAACTTCCGCGGCATCTTCCTTTCCACCGGCCATCGCATTTTGGGGTAA
- a CDS encoding CotH kinase family protein, producing the protein MSMQRRRWGKWWWLSLALGVFGWGLAAQPANDFPPFGPGAGPRGGRNFNRGPGGPDGPMGPGGMGGVQERYALVSKFDQNKDQRLDAAERKAAREYMQKEKAAGRGPRLPGPGPMRRNPDFNATPPPAGPKVTPAAVPSYPDKPLYDLETVRTLFLYFENEDWEQELEDFYHTDVDVPARLVVDGKEYREVGVRFRGASSYFTVPRGYKRSLNVSLDFAHEAQRLMGVRTLNLLNSHNDPSYLRTVLYFKAAREYVPAPEANLVHVVINGESWGIYVSVEQVNKDFIQKWFGTTKGARWKVPGSPQGRGGLEYLGDNAEPYKKIYEIKSKDEAASWEALIQLCRVLNQTPASELEKALAPLLDVDGALKFLALENVFINNDGYWVRASDYYLYQDEKGRFHILPYDSNETFQPAMRGGPMGGGRRGMGVVGNDAAGVELEPLAGASDSRKPLLSKLLAVPSLRQRYLQYVRDIAEKQLDWKKMEALAAALHKKIAPIVKADTHKLESYQAFERSLAYEPGLADTASPPALAGGFGPPGFRGPPGGNMGLKTFVVKRRVYLLEATSPQQ; encoded by the coding sequence ATGAGCATGCAACGTCGGCGATGGGGCAAGTGGTGGTGGCTGAGTTTGGCGCTGGGCGTTTTTGGCTGGGGACTGGCGGCACAGCCGGCGAATGATTTCCCGCCTTTCGGACCGGGCGCCGGGCCGCGGGGCGGCCGCAACTTCAATCGCGGCCCCGGCGGGCCGGACGGACCCATGGGGCCGGGGGGCATGGGCGGCGTGCAGGAGCGTTACGCGCTGGTGAGCAAGTTTGACCAAAACAAGGACCAGCGGCTCGATGCGGCGGAGCGCAAGGCGGCGCGTGAGTACATGCAGAAGGAAAAGGCGGCCGGGCGCGGCCCCCGCCTGCCGGGACCGGGGCCCATGCGGCGCAACCCTGATTTTAACGCCACCCCGCCCCCCGCCGGGCCCAAGGTCACGCCTGCCGCGGTGCCCAGTTATCCCGACAAGCCGTTGTATGATTTGGAAACGGTGCGGACGCTGTTTTTGTATTTTGAGAACGAGGATTGGGAGCAGGAGCTGGAGGATTTTTATCACACGGATGTGGATGTGCCGGCGCGGCTGGTGGTGGATGGCAAGGAATACCGCGAGGTGGGCGTGCGCTTTCGCGGGGCTTCCTCCTATTTCACGGTGCCGCGGGGCTACAAGCGCTCCCTGAATGTATCGTTGGATTTTGCGCATGAGGCGCAGCGGTTGATGGGGGTGCGGACGTTGAATCTGCTCAACTCCCACAATGACCCTTCCTATCTGCGCACGGTGTTGTACTTCAAGGCGGCACGGGAATATGTGCCGGCCCCGGAAGCCAACCTGGTGCACGTGGTCATCAATGGCGAAAGCTGGGGCATTTATGTCAGCGTGGAGCAGGTCAACAAGGACTTCATCCAGAAATGGTTTGGCACCACCAAGGGCGCCCGCTGGAAAGTGCCCGGCAGCCCGCAGGGCCGCGGCGGGCTGGAGTATCTGGGGGACAACGCCGAGCCGTACAAAAAGATTTACGAAATCAAGAGCAAGGACGAAGCGGCGAGCTGGGAGGCGCTGATCCAACTGTGCCGGGTGTTGAACCAGACGCCGGCCAGCGAGCTGGAGAAGGCGCTGGCGCCGCTGTTGGATGTGGACGGCGCCCTGAAGTTTCTGGCGCTGGAGAATGTGTTCATCAACAACGATGGGTATTGGGTGCGAGCCAGTGACTATTACCTTTATCAGGATGAAAAGGGGCGTTTCCACATTCTGCCTTACGACAGCAATGAGACCTTCCAGCCGGCCATGCGCGGCGGTCCCATGGGCGGCGGACGCCGGGGCATGGGCGTGGTCGGCAATGACGCCGCCGGCGTGGAGCTGGAACCGCTGGCGGGCGCCAGCGATTCCCGCAAGCCGTTGCTGAGCAAACTGCTCGCCGTGCCGTCCCTGCGCCAGCGGTATTTGCAATACGTGCGCGACATTGCCGAAAAACAGTTGGACTGGAAAAAAATGGAGGCACTGGCGGCGGCGTTGCACAAAAAAATCGCGCCCATAGTGAAGGCCGACACGCACAAGCTGGAAAGCTACCAGGCTTTTGAACGCTCGCTGGCGTACGAACCGGGCCTGGCCGACACCGCCAGCCCGCCCGCGCTGGCCGGGGGTTTTGGCCCGCCCGGATTTCGCGGTCCGCCCGGGGGCAACATGGGCCTCAAGACGTTTGTGGTGAAGCGGCGGGTGTATTTGTTGGAGGCCACCTCGCCGCAACAATAG
- a CDS encoding adenylate/guanylate cyclase domain-containing protein produces MEAWLETAAGDRIPVQGPLSIGRASQNALALPGDPRVSRRHALIHPQGAGEFWIVDLGSSNGVFINGRRLRQPVQLRHQDRIEIGSTTFTFMQSEQPVFAGESLAPRTTNYVTMKDIKTEELWLLVADIVGFTPLSQTVPGDELAKLVGRWICACKEAIEQQEGVINKYLGDGFLAYWPQANAPVEKVRHTLETLRQLQQQTREFSFRVVLHRGRITVDNAVSLGENSLIGPDVNYVFRMEKVASQLKELCLLSAPAAALLYPAGECRSVGRHPLHGFEGNFEFFAPPGPAPS; encoded by the coding sequence ATGGAAGCATGGCTGGAAACTGCGGCTGGCGACCGCATTCCTGTGCAGGGACCTCTCTCCATCGGGCGCGCCTCGCAAAACGCCCTTGCCCTGCCGGGCGACCCGCGGGTCAGCCGCCGTCATGCGCTGATTCATCCACAGGGAGCCGGTGAGTTTTGGATTGTGGACCTGGGCAGCTCCAACGGCGTGTTCATCAACGGCCGCCGCCTGCGCCAGCCCGTCCAGTTGCGTCACCAGGACCGCATCGAAATCGGCTCCACCACCTTCACCTTCATGCAGTCCGAACAGCCGGTGTTTGCGGGCGAGAGCCTGGCGCCCCGCACCACCAATTACGTGACCATGAAGGACATCAAGACCGAGGAGCTATGGCTGCTGGTGGCCGACATCGTGGGTTTCACCCCCCTGAGCCAAACCGTGCCCGGCGATGAACTCGCCAAACTGGTCGGACGCTGGATTTGCGCCTGCAAGGAAGCCATCGAGCAACAGGAAGGGGTCATCAATAAATACCTGGGCGATGGTTTTCTCGCTTACTGGCCCCAGGCAAATGCGCCCGTCGAAAAAGTGCGCCATACGCTGGAAACCTTGCGGCAACTGCAACAGCAAACCCGCGAATTCTCCTTCCGGGTGGTCCTGCATCGGGGACGCATTACCGTGGATAACGCCGTTTCCCTCGGCGAAAACAGCCTTATCGGCCCGGATGTCAACTACGTCTTTCGCATGGAAAAAGTGGCCAGCCAGCTCAAGGAGCTTTGCCTGTTGAGCGCCCCTGCCGCCGCCCTGCTCTATCCCGCCGGCGAATGCCGCAGCGTGGGCCGCCATCCCCTCCACGGCTTCGAGGGGAATTTTGAATTTTTTGCGCCGCCCGGCCCGGCACCCTCTTGA
- a CDS encoding FmdB family zinc ribbon protein, which yields MPLYEYELCEGDCLICGGRFTLRRPADAPPVTRCPLCRKPVRKVLSQFSTPHKLKPLSISDAKKAGFTVYKRLGKGEYERQ from the coding sequence ATGCCGCTGTACGAATACGAGCTTTGCGAAGGCGATTGCCTGATTTGCGGCGGGCGCTTCACGCTCCGGCGCCCGGCCGATGCGCCGCCGGTCACGCGTTGCCCCCTTTGCCGCAAGCCCGTGCGCAAGGTCTTGAGCCAGTTCAGCACGCCCCACAAACTGAAACCGCTGTCCATCAGCGACGCCAAAAAGGCCGGCTTCACCGTCTATAAACGGCTGGGCAAAGGCGAATACGAGCGGCAGTGA